One stretch of Novosphingobium pentaromativorans US6-1 DNA includes these proteins:
- the rnd gene encoding ribonuclease D, with amino-acid sequence MIIHPLITQTEDLAALCERLAKSDFVSVDTEFMRENTYWPELCLVQIANTEEAAAIDPMAEGLDLSPLLDLLTDNEEVLKVFHAGGQDVEIIFNATGRTPHPIFDTQIAMMAISQSEQIGYSNLVESWLGLTIDKGARFTDWSRRPLTERQIEYAIGDVTHLSKIFPKILKRLIKTGRGAWLNQEMEKLADPDNYRNDPTQAWKRIKAAGRNPTMLGRLKAIAEWREHEAQGKNIPRGRIARDETLADLANHPPKQQSDLAKVRGLSQGWKDNEIGKRLMATIAKAQPLPDDEMPPRAPRGAPLGKEGALVADLLKLLVKIRAREIDVAARLLTRSDELELLAAGVRKNLPILQGWRYEVFGKDALDLVEGKLAFAVENGRLKMTHVDDEVPQEAATETGEMATAEDEGGQATG; translated from the coding sequence ATGATCATTCATCCGCTCATAACCCAGACCGAAGATCTCGCTGCCCTGTGTGAACGACTGGCAAAATCCGATTTCGTCAGCGTCGACACCGAATTCATGCGCGAGAACACCTATTGGCCCGAACTCTGCCTCGTGCAGATCGCCAATACGGAGGAAGCTGCCGCGATAGATCCGATGGCCGAAGGCCTCGACCTGTCGCCGCTGCTCGACCTGCTGACCGACAACGAGGAAGTCCTGAAGGTCTTCCACGCCGGCGGCCAGGACGTCGAGATCATCTTCAACGCCACCGGTCGCACCCCGCACCCGATCTTCGACACCCAGATCGCAATGATGGCGATCAGCCAGTCGGAGCAGATCGGCTATTCCAACCTCGTCGAATCCTGGCTCGGCCTGACGATCGACAAGGGCGCGCGCTTCACCGACTGGTCGCGCCGCCCGCTCACCGAGCGGCAGATCGAATATGCCATCGGCGACGTCACCCACCTTTCCAAGATCTTCCCGAAGATCCTCAAGCGCCTGATCAAGACCGGGCGCGGGGCCTGGCTCAATCAGGAAATGGAAAAGCTCGCCGATCCGGACAATTACCGCAACGATCCCACCCAGGCCTGGAAGCGGATCAAGGCGGCAGGGCGCAACCCGACCATGCTCGGCCGCCTCAAGGCGATCGCCGAATGGCGCGAGCATGAAGCGCAGGGCAAGAACATCCCGCGCGGCCGCATCGCCCGCGACGAAACCCTCGCCGACCTGGCCAACCACCCGCCCAAGCAGCAGTCGGACCTCGCCAAGGTGCGCGGTCTGTCGCAAGGCTGGAAGGACAACGAAATCGGCAAGCGCCTGATGGCAACGATCGCCAAGGCCCAGCCGCTTCCCGACGACGAGATGCCGCCGCGCGCACCCCGCGGTGCTCCTCTCGGAAAGGAAGGCGCCCTGGTGGCAGACCTGCTCAAGCTGCTGGTCAAGATCCGCGCGCGCGAGATCGACGTGGCCGCCCGCCTGCTTACGCGCAGCGATGAACTCGAACTGCTCGCAGCCGGCGTGCGCAAGAACCTGCCGATCCTGCAGGGCTGGCGCTACGAGGTCTTCGGCAAGGATGCACTGGACCTGGTAGAGGGCAAGCTGGCCTTCGCGGTCGAGAACGGCAGGCTCAAGATGACCCACGTCGATGACGAGGTGCCGCAGGAAGCGGCCACGGAAACCGGCGAGATGGCGACGGCGGAGGACGAAGGCGGCCAGGCCACCGGATGA
- a CDS encoding hydrogen peroxide-inducible genes activator: protein MTVYQPTLKQLQYLVALHEHGHFGRAAEACFVSQSTLSAGLRDLETLLDVTLVERTKRAVRFTPLGNAVVAKAHRILRETEELSELVQSSGKPLSGEVRMSVIPTIAPFLLPRMLPRLRRERPNLKLFLREEPSAAAIESLHHGRADCVLLALPYATGEVEKETIELDAFYVAFPHDDPRNPPEEVAPDVIDENRLLLLEDGHCLKDHALAACNRPELRASATMIGTSLHTLVQMVDNGLGLTMLPEMALDAGILNGTNVVARPLVSPNANREIALVWRKNSPRSDEFRMLADELRAG from the coding sequence ATGACCGTTTACCAGCCCACGCTCAAGCAGCTGCAGTATCTCGTGGCCCTGCATGAGCATGGGCACTTCGGACGCGCAGCCGAGGCCTGCTTCGTGTCGCAATCGACGCTTTCGGCAGGCCTGCGCGATCTTGAGACGCTGCTGGACGTGACGCTGGTCGAGCGCACCAAGCGCGCGGTGCGCTTCACTCCGCTGGGCAATGCCGTCGTCGCCAAGGCCCACCGCATCCTGCGAGAGACCGAGGAGCTTTCCGAACTCGTCCAGTCGAGCGGAAAGCCGCTCTCGGGCGAAGTGCGCATGAGCGTGATCCCGACGATAGCGCCCTTTCTCCTGCCCCGGATGCTGCCCCGCCTGCGCCGCGAAAGGCCCAACCTCAAGCTGTTCCTGCGCGAGGAGCCTAGCGCAGCCGCCATCGAATCGCTTCACCACGGCCGGGCCGACTGCGTGCTGCTGGCCCTGCCCTACGCAACCGGCGAAGTGGAGAAGGAGACGATCGAACTCGACGCCTTCTACGTCGCCTTTCCGCACGACGATCCGCGCAATCCGCCAGAAGAAGTCGCTCCCGACGTCATCGACGAGAACCGGCTATTGCTGCTCGAGGACGGGCATTGCCTCAAGGACCATGCGCTGGCTGCCTGCAACCGTCCGGAGCTGCGCGCCAGCGCAACGATGATCGGTACCAGCCTGCACACGCTCGTGCAGATGGTCGATAACGGCCTCGGGCTGACGATGCTGCCGGAGATGGCGCTCGACGCAGGCATCCTCAACGGCACCAACGTCGTGGCCCGCCCTCTCGTCTCGCCCAATGCCAACCGCGAGATCGCGCTAGTCTGGCGCAAGAATTCCCCGCGTTCGGACGAATTCCGGATGCTGGCGGACGAATTGCGGGCGGGATAG
- the pgsA gene encoding CDP-diacylglycerol--glycerol-3-phosphate 3-phosphatidyltransferase — MLTLPNLLTLSRILAVPLLAFLLWWPKWEFGYGLAFGLYCLMGITDYFDGYLARSSGTVSKLGIFLDPIADKIMVAAVILVLTAQGILRGPYVGDMHVIAGLIILVREIAVSGLREFLGPLQVSVPVSKLAKWKTTFQMVSLGALILGGAMPWWNVPFAGIEINLPHTVGLTTLWAAAALTIITGWDYMRVGLKHMD; from the coding sequence ATGCTCACATTGCCGAATCTCCTCACGCTGTCCCGCATCCTGGCCGTGCCGCTTCTGGCATTTCTCTTGTGGTGGCCGAAGTGGGAGTTCGGATATGGCCTTGCCTTCGGGCTCTACTGCCTCATGGGCATTACCGATTATTTCGATGGGTATCTCGCCCGCTCGAGCGGGACGGTATCGAAGCTGGGGATCTTCCTCGACCCGATCGCTGACAAGATCATGGTGGCTGCAGTCATCCTCGTGCTGACGGCGCAGGGCATCTTGCGCGGACCCTATGTGGGCGACATGCACGTCATCGCCGGGCTGATCATTCTCGTGCGCGAAATCGCGGTGTCGGGCCTGCGCGAATTCCTCGGGCCGCTTCAGGTTTCGGTTCCGGTCAGCAAGCTCGCCAAGTGGAAGACGACTTTCCAGATGGTTTCGCTCGGTGCGCTGATTCTCGGCGGAGCGATGCCCTGGTGGAACGTGCCCTTCGCCGGAATCGAGATCAACCTGCCGCATACCGTGGGCCTGACGACGCTCTGGGCGGCTGCGGCGCTGACGATCATCACCGGCTGGGACTACATGCGCGTCGGCCTCAAGCACATGGACTGA
- a CDS encoding MFS transporter gives MTTTSKLIRARRFLPLFVTQLLGAFNDNLFKNAMVLYVVYSVYNSEADEARFSALASAIFIIPFFALSALSGQLADMRDKAKIIRIIKFCEILIMLVGGAGLALAWQGIGLHTIAIPLMLLALFAMGIHSTFFGPIKYAILPQHLRDGEVLAGTGLVEAGTYIAVLAGTIVAGWISVDAAAISVFVVACIGYIAGRQVPPAPPMCKPEPLDFHIWRSSIQLVRTTMQDKRVFLAICAISFFWAIGTVLFIQFPPLAKNILAASKEVASLFLVMFSVGVAIGSIAINALLKGTVSARFSPLSVIGMGLFLFAFETVCSVWTPGGAPGELMDVATFVSQPLAVPLLLTLLGIAVCGGMFVVPLYAFLTTFVDKSQTARTVAANNIVNSGAMVMGSLLTGLLTLLGLAIVQQLLVVALCCVASAWLGYLLFRAEKAAEAA, from the coding sequence ATGACAACTACGTCAAAACTCATTCGGGCCCGACGTTTCCTTCCGCTGTTCGTCACCCAGCTTCTCGGCGCGTTCAATGACAACCTGTTCAAGAACGCGATGGTCCTCTACGTGGTCTACAGCGTCTACAACTCCGAGGCCGACGAGGCCCGGTTCAGCGCGCTGGCCTCTGCGATCTTCATCATTCCCTTCTTCGCGCTTTCCGCCCTGTCCGGCCAGCTTGCCGACATGCGCGACAAGGCGAAGATCATCCGCATCATCAAGTTCTGCGAAATCCTGATCATGCTGGTGGGCGGCGCCGGACTGGCGCTCGCCTGGCAGGGCATCGGCCTGCACACCATCGCGATTCCGCTGATGCTTCTCGCGCTTTTCGCGATGGGCATACATTCGACGTTCTTCGGCCCGATCAAGTACGCCATCCTGCCGCAGCACCTGCGCGATGGCGAAGTACTCGCCGGCACCGGCCTCGTCGAGGCGGGGACCTACATCGCAGTCCTGGCCGGAACCATCGTCGCCGGCTGGATCAGCGTCGATGCCGCGGCGATCAGCGTCTTCGTGGTCGCCTGCATCGGCTATATCGCCGGGCGGCAGGTCCCGCCCGCACCGCCGATGTGCAAGCCCGAACCGCTCGACTTCCATATCTGGCGCTCCTCTATCCAGCTCGTGCGCACGACGATGCAGGACAAGCGGGTGTTCCTGGCAATCTGCGCGATCAGCTTCTTCTGGGCGATCGGCACTGTCCTGTTCATCCAGTTCCCGCCGCTTGCCAAGAATATCCTGGCTGCCAGCAAGGAAGTCGCCAGCCTGTTCCTCGTGATGTTCTCGGTCGGCGTCGCCATCGGCTCGATTGCGATCAACGCCCTGCTCAAGGGCACGGTCTCGGCCCGTTTCTCACCGCTCTCCGTGATCGGCATGGGCCTGTTCCTCTTCGCATTCGAAACCGTCTGCAGCGTCTGGACGCCCGGCGGCGCACCGGGCGAACTGATGGACGTGGCGACCTTCGTCTCGCAGCCGCTGGCAGTGCCGCTGTTGCTGACGCTGCTCGGCATCGCCGTGTGCGGCGGCATGTTCGTCGTGCCGCTCTATGCCTTCCTGACCACTTTCGTGGACAAGTCGCAGACCGCGCGCACGGTGGCCGCCAACAATATCGTCAATTCCGGCGCAATGGTGATGGGCTCGCTGCTCACCGGCCTGCTGACCCTGCTCGGGCTCGCGATCGTACAGCAATTGCTGGTCGTGGCGCTGTGCTGCGTCGCTTCAGCCTGGCTCGGCTACCTGCTGTTTCGCGCAGAAAAGGCCGCAGAAGCGGCCTGA
- a CDS encoding CsbD family protein, which translates to MGELKDKAKGLANEIAGNIKQAAGQSRNDPSLEAEGKAQEKKGEMQNLKGKVKGALGDKV; encoded by the coding sequence ATGGGTGAACTCAAGGACAAGGCCAAGGGCCTCGCGAACGAAATAGCCGGCAACATCAAGCAGGCTGCAGGCCAATCCCGCAACGATCCTTCACTCGAAGCCGAAGGCAAGGCCCAAGAAAAGAAGGGCGAGATGCAGAACCTGAAGGGCAAGGTGAAGGGCGCTTTGGGCGACAAGGTCTAG
- a CDS encoding EVE domain-containing protein: MAKRYWLMKSEPDAYSWDDLVAEGEGTWDGVRNHRAANNLRTMEVGDEAFFYHSNIGKEIVGIVTISKSGIADPTDPEGKWAAVKVKPVRKLKNPVTLKEIKADPELAEIELVKLSRLSVAVITPEEWDYLIAKSGG, from the coding sequence ATGGCGAAGCGCTACTGGCTGATGAAGTCAGAACCCGACGCATACAGCTGGGATGACCTCGTCGCAGAGGGCGAAGGTACCTGGGACGGCGTGCGCAACCACCGTGCGGCGAATAACCTGCGTACGATGGAAGTGGGTGACGAGGCATTCTTCTACCATTCGAACATCGGCAAGGAGATTGTCGGCATCGTCACGATCAGCAAATCGGGGATTGCCGATCCCACCGATCCGGAAGGCAAGTGGGCGGCCGTGAAGGTCAAGCCGGTTCGCAAGCTGAAGAACCCGGTTACGCTCAAGGAGATCAAGGCCGATCCCGAACTGGCGGAGATCGAGCTGGTCAAGCTCTCGCGGCTTTCGGTTGCGGTGATCACGCCAGAGGAATGGGACTACCTCATCGCCAAGTCGGGAGGCTGA
- a CDS encoding isopenicillin N synthase family dioxygenase, translated as MDLAEIPVLSLDTDREALPALIGESFRTFGFAMVRDHGIAPDLIERAWDLTREFFALPVETKMRYFKAGQGGARGYTPFRTEVAKGATEKDLKEFWHIGRDLPEGSPLGATMPPNVWPAEIEGFQETFTRLYAAFDIVGAELLSAIAIDLGLDARWFDPAIKDGNSVLRLLHYPPVSHDAGGAIRAGAHEDINLITLLLGAEEAGLELLGKNGQWLSVAPPEGAMVVNIGDMLQRLTNHVLPSTTHRVRNPDGDRSAHSRFSMPFFLHLRSDFPFVTLPQCITAENPDRYPQAITADEYLQERLREIGLIA; from the coding sequence ATGGACCTTGCCGAAATCCCCGTCCTCAGTCTCGACACCGACCGCGAAGCCCTGCCCGCGCTCATCGGCGAGAGCTTTCGGACTTTCGGTTTCGCCATGGTGCGCGATCACGGTATCGCCCCGGATCTGATCGAGCGGGCCTGGGACCTGACCCGAGAGTTCTTCGCGCTGCCGGTCGAGACGAAGATGCGCTACTTCAAGGCGGGCCAGGGCGGGGCGCGCGGCTACACGCCGTTTCGCACCGAAGTCGCCAAGGGCGCGACGGAGAAGGACCTTAAAGAGTTCTGGCACATCGGGCGCGACCTGCCGGAAGGCTCCCCGCTCGGGGCAACCATGCCTCCCAACGTCTGGCCCGCTGAAATCGAAGGCTTCCAGGAAACCTTTACCCGCCTTTACGCCGCCTTCGACATTGTCGGCGCCGAACTGCTCTCGGCCATCGCCATCGATCTTGGCCTCGATGCGCGCTGGTTCGACCCGGCCATCAAGGATGGAAACTCGGTCCTGCGCCTGCTGCATTACCCCCCGGTCAGCCATGACGCGGGCGGCGCGATCCGGGCCGGTGCGCATGAGGACATCAACCTCATCACGCTTTTGCTTGGCGCAGAGGAGGCCGGCCTCGAGCTGCTTGGCAAGAATGGCCAGTGGCTCTCGGTGGCGCCGCCCGAAGGGGCGATGGTGGTCAATATCGGCGACATGCTGCAGCGCCTGACCAACCATGTCCTGCCCTCCACCACGCACCGCGTGCGCAATCCCGATGGAGACCGCAGCGCGCACAGCCGCTTCTCGATGCCGTTCTTCCTGCACCTGCGCAGCGATTTTCCCTTCGTCACCCTGCCCCAGTGCATCACTGCGGAAAACCCGGATCGCTATCCGCAAGCGATCACTGCCGACGAGTATCTGCAGGAGCGGCTGCGGGAAATCGGACTTATCGCATGA
- a CDS encoding putative bifunctional diguanylate cyclase/phosphodiesterase: MADIQDVCADHAEDRQIDVVALGIVTAAILLFVATGSEVGPAVVRSILERGPGPDNFILNAFLLNIAIIIFGWSRYRQLCDEIKLRKRAERQARLLAETDPLTGYLNRRSFNTGVAKLLADNQAEDRAVVLMMIDLDNFKQINDYNGHKTGDLLLQECARRISASLPQQAIVGRIGGDEFAVALAFDKGRDEILDRVAESLVDRMSRPIAIEALRLEVTASVGLARSDLLGIDEELPDARTLLERADIAMYHAKRRGRNSYYWFEAQMADEMRFRSEIEHGIRQGIPRQEFVPFYEQQIDLQTGKLIGFEMLARWDSPKFGIVAPDLFIPIAEEIGAIADLSESVISQALEDAKTWDDHLTLSVNISPLQLRDPWFAQKLIKLLIEAKFPPHRLEIEITESCLHQNIGLVRSLITSLKNQGIKVSLDDFGTGYSSLAQLRSLPFDRIKIDRSFVSSLVDNKDSAAIVNAIAQLGKGLDMPITAEGIENGAVLERLMEFGSITGQGYYYGRPQPAREVSEWLGGIELIANRQFLESELPQLRCAASQEVPAPQPEAPDAPSDPAIKPAKRA; this comes from the coding sequence GTGGCAGACATTCAGGACGTCTGCGCCGATCACGCAGAGGACCGTCAGATCGACGTCGTTGCGCTCGGCATTGTCACCGCCGCGATCCTCCTGTTCGTCGCGACCGGGAGCGAAGTCGGCCCTGCCGTCGTGCGCTCGATCCTCGAGCGCGGACCCGGCCCCGACAACTTCATCCTCAATGCCTTCCTGCTCAACATCGCGATCATCATCTTCGGCTGGAGCCGCTATCGCCAGCTGTGCGACGAGATCAAGCTGCGCAAGCGCGCCGAGCGGCAGGCCCGCCTCCTGGCCGAGACCGATCCGCTGACCGGCTATCTCAACCGCCGCAGCTTCAACACCGGCGTCGCCAAGCTCCTGGCCGACAACCAGGCCGAGGATCGCGCGGTCGTGCTGATGATGATCGACCTCGACAACTTCAAGCAGATCAACGACTACAACGGCCACAAGACCGGTGACCTGCTGCTGCAGGAATGCGCACGCCGCATTTCGGCCAGCCTGCCTCAGCAGGCGATCGTCGGAAGGATCGGCGGTGACGAATTCGCCGTCGCCCTCGCCTTCGACAAGGGTCGTGACGAGATCCTCGACCGGGTCGCCGAATCCCTCGTCGACCGGATGAGCCGCCCGATCGCCATCGAGGCGCTGCGGCTCGAAGTGACCGCCTCGGTCGGACTCGCCCGATCCGACCTGCTGGGCATCGACGAGGAATTGCCCGATGCGCGCACGCTGCTCGAGCGCGCCGACATCGCGATGTACCATGCCAAGCGCCGCGGCCGGAACAGCTACTACTGGTTCGAAGCGCAGATGGCCGACGAAATGCGCTTTCGCAGCGAGATCGAACACGGCATCCGCCAGGGCATCCCGCGCCAGGAATTCGTGCCCTTCTACGAACAGCAGATCGACCTGCAGACCGGCAAGCTGATCGGCTTCGAAATGCTCGCACGCTGGGATTCGCCCAAGTTCGGCATCGTCGCACCGGACCTGTTCATTCCCATCGCCGAAGAGATCGGCGCGATTGCCGACCTGTCGGAAAGCGTGATCTCGCAGGCGCTCGAAGATGCCAAGACCTGGGACGACCATCTCACCCTCTCGGTCAACATCTCGCCCCTGCAGCTGCGCGACCCCTGGTTCGCCCAGAAGTTGATCAAGCTGCTGATCGAGGCGAAATTCCCGCCGCACCGGCTGGAGATCGAAATCACCGAATCGTGCCTGCACCAGAACATCGGCCTGGTCCGCTCACTGATCACCAGCCTCAAGAACCAGGGCATCAAGGTCAGCCTCGACGATTTCGGCACCGGCTACAGCTCGCTTGCACAGCTGCGCAGCCTGCCCTTCGACCGCATCAAGATCGACCGCAGTTTCGTCTCCAGCCTTGTCGACAACAAGGACAGCGCCGCCATCGTCAATGCCATCGCCCAGCTCGGCAAAGGGCTGGACATGCCGATTACGGCCGAGGGTATCGAGAACGGAGCGGTCCTCGAGCGGCTGATGGAATTCGGCAGCATCACCGGACAGGGCTATTACTATGGCAGGCCCCAGCCGGCCCGCGAAGTCAGCGAATGGCTGGGCGGCATCGAACTGATCGCCAACCGCCAGTTCCTCGAGAGCGAACTGCCGCAGTTGCGCTGCGCCGCCTCGCAGGAAGTGCCGGCCCCACAGCCGGAAGCGCCGGACGCCCCTTCCGACCCTGCGATCAAGCCCGCAAAGCGCGCCTGA
- the dapF gene encoding diaminopimelate epimerase produces MRIEFTKMHGLGNDFIVLDARERALPPIDSAAASALADRHTGIGCDQLILLEPSSEGDFRMRIFNADGSEVEACGNATRAVGLLHGQPARIETLGGLLHASPSDSGISVEMGKPRFDWDRIPLAYAMDTHSMPVGWDELTDPIAVNVGNPHVIFFVADPYAVEMDRLGPLIETDPLFPERINVNVAAVTARDAMTLRVWERGAGLTRACGTGACATAIGAMKRGLVDRRVTVTLPGGPLVIEWREDGEIVMTGPATESFRGSFDPADYGMPAGGTKV; encoded by the coding sequence ATGCGGATCGAATTCACCAAGATGCATGGGCTGGGCAACGACTTCATCGTGCTGGACGCGCGCGAACGCGCCCTGCCGCCGATCGACTCCGCCGCCGCATCTGCCCTTGCCGACCGCCACACCGGCATCGGCTGCGACCAGCTGATCCTGCTCGAGCCCTCCTCCGAGGGGGATTTCCGCATGCGCATCTTCAATGCCGACGGCAGCGAAGTGGAGGCTTGCGGCAATGCTACCCGCGCAGTCGGCCTGCTGCACGGCCAGCCGGCCCGGATCGAGACGCTGGGCGGCCTACTCCACGCCTCCCCAAGCGACAGCGGCATTTCCGTCGAAATGGGCAAGCCCCGCTTCGACTGGGACCGCATTCCGCTTGCCTATGCGATGGACACCCATTCCATGCCGGTCGGCTGGGATGAGCTGACCGATCCCATCGCCGTCAACGTCGGCAATCCGCACGTGATCTTCTTCGTCGCCGATCCCTATGCGGTCGAAATGGACCGGCTCGGCCCGCTGATCGAGACCGACCCGCTGTTCCCCGAGAGGATCAACGTCAATGTCGCTGCAGTGACCGCACGCGACGCGATGACCCTGCGCGTGTGGGAACGCGGCGCCGGCCTTACCCGCGCCTGCGGCACCGGCGCCTGCGCGACGGCCATCGGAGCGATGAAGCGCGGCCTGGTCGATCGCCGCGTCACCGTGACCCTTCCCGGCGGGCCGCTCGTCATCGAATGGCGCGAGGACGGCGAGATCGTCATGACCGGTCCGGCGACCGAGAGTTTCCGCGGCTCGTTCGATCCGGCCGATTACGGGATGCCTGCGGGCGGGACCAAGGTTTGA
- a CDS encoding MiaB/RimO family radical SAM methylthiotransferase — protein sequence MTVEVHSLGCRLNIAESESLRGLLGEARDLVVINSCAVTAEAVRQTRQAIRRARRARPDARLIVTGCAAEVEREMLGQMPEVDGLVANTAKLDPRAWNVPAAPPLRAKGGYTRGFVQVQNGCDHACTFCVIPQGRGPSRSRSVAEVIEDIAVHVDAGVGEIVLTGVDLTSWGSDLPGATRLGALCEAILARFAALPRLRLSSIDGAEVDPGLFELLAHEPRMMPHVHLSLQHGDDLILKRMKRRHSRADAIALVEGLRAHRGDLAVGADIIAGFPTEDEAAHANSLSIVESLQIVHGHVFPYSQRPGTPAARMPQVSAPLIKARAAELRAAITRQRDTWLEGLVGKALTVLAEKGGTGHAENFATVRLPEGTQPGALLRITPGKAVEGILEV from the coding sequence TTGACGGTCGAAGTCCATTCCCTCGGCTGCCGCCTCAACATCGCGGAAAGCGAATCCCTGCGCGGCCTGCTCGGCGAGGCGCGGGATCTTGTCGTGATCAATTCCTGCGCCGTGACGGCCGAAGCGGTGCGCCAGACCCGGCAAGCGATCCGCCGCGCCCGCCGCGCGCGGCCCGACGCGCGCCTTATCGTCACCGGCTGCGCCGCCGAAGTGGAGCGCGAGATGCTGGGGCAGATGCCCGAGGTGGACGGCCTCGTTGCCAACACCGCCAAGCTCGATCCACGCGCCTGGAACGTGCCTGCTGCCCCGCCCCTTCGCGCAAAGGGTGGCTACACGCGCGGCTTCGTGCAGGTGCAGAACGGCTGCGACCATGCCTGCACCTTCTGCGTGATCCCGCAAGGCCGTGGTCCGAGCCGTTCGCGCAGCGTGGCCGAAGTGATCGAAGACATCGCCGTGCATGTCGATGCGGGAGTGGGCGAGATCGTCCTTACCGGCGTCGACCTTACCTCCTGGGGCAGCGACCTGCCCGGCGCTACGCGACTGGGTGCACTGTGCGAAGCGATCCTGGCCCGCTTCGCCGCCCTGCCCCGCCTGCGCCTGTCCTCGATCGACGGCGCGGAAGTGGACCCCGGCCTGTTCGAGCTGCTTGCGCATGAACCGCGCATGATGCCGCATGTGCATCTTTCGCTGCAGCATGGCGACGACCTCATCCTCAAGCGGATGAAGCGGCGCCACAGCCGCGCCGATGCCATCGCGCTTGTCGAAGGGCTGCGGGCCCACCGCGGCGATCTTGCCGTGGGCGCGGACATCATCGCCGGATTCCCTACCGAAGACGAAGCGGCGCACGCCAACAGTCTCTCGATCGTCGAAAGCCTGCAGATCGTGCACGGGCACGTCTTCCCCTACTCGCAGCGACCGGGTACCCCGGCCGCTCGCATGCCGCAGGTCAGCGCGCCGCTGATCAAGGCCCGTGCCGCCGAACTGCGTGCGGCCATCACCCGCCAGCGCGACACTTGGCTGGAAGGCCTTGTCGGCAAGGCGCTGACGGTGCTTGCCGAGAAAGGCGGGACCGGCCATGCCGAGAACTTCGCGACCGTGCGCCTTCCCGAGGGCACGCAGCCCGGCGCACTGCTACGCATCACGCCTGGAAAGGCAGTCGAAGGAATACTGGAAGTATGA
- the ftsY gene encoding signal recognition particle-docking protein FtsY, which produces MSDEGAPNDAWSERLFGGFRKTSERLTGNLAGIVGKTRLDDGQLDDIEDALIMSDLGPRAAARIRERLAEERFERDADERAIMEVVAREIADILRPVARPLDVVAFPRPQVILVIGVNGSGKTTTIAKLAHLFQEQDYSVMLAAGDTFRAAAIGQLGVWAERLGVPIVKGPEGGDPASVVFDAVKAATDQGIDALIVDTAGRLQNKRELMDELAKIRRVLGRLNPEAPHDVVLVLDATNGQNALSQIEIFKEVAGVSGLIMTKLDGTARGGVLVAAAEQYGLPIHAIGVGEKIDDLRPFNPDLVARVIAGIA; this is translated from the coding sequence ATGAGTGACGAAGGCGCCCCCAACGACGCCTGGTCCGAACGCCTCTTCGGAGGCTTTCGCAAGACCTCCGAACGGCTGACCGGCAACCTCGCCGGTATCGTCGGCAAGACCCGCCTGGACGATGGCCAGCTCGACGACATCGAGGACGCCCTGATCATGTCGGACCTCGGCCCGCGCGCCGCGGCCCGCATCCGCGAGCGGCTCGCCGAAGAACGCTTCGAGCGCGACGCCGATGAGCGCGCGATCATGGAAGTCGTCGCGCGCGAGATCGCCGACATCCTGCGCCCTGTCGCAAGGCCGCTCGACGTGGTGGCTTTCCCGCGTCCGCAAGTGATCCTCGTGATCGGCGTCAACGGATCGGGCAAGACCACGACGATCGCCAAGCTGGCGCACCTGTTCCAGGAACAGGACTATTCGGTCATGCTGGCAGCGGGCGATACCTTCCGTGCCGCGGCCATCGGCCAGCTTGGCGTCTGGGCCGAACGGCTGGGCGTTCCCATCGTCAAGGGGCCCGAAGGCGGCGATCCGGCTTCCGTCGTGTTCGATGCGGTCAAGGCTGCGACCGACCAGGGCATCGACGCGCTGATTGTCGACACCGCAGGACGCCTGCAGAACAAGCGCGAGCTGATGGACGAGCTGGCCAAGATCCGCCGCGTCCTGGGCCGCCTCAACCCCGAGGCCCCGCACGACGTGGTCCTGGTGCTCGATGCCACCAACGGTCAGAACGCGCTGTCGCAGATCGAGATCTTCAAGGAAGTCGCGGGCGTCTCCGGCCTGATCATGACCAAGCTGGACGGCACCGCACGCGGCGGCGTCCTCGTCGCAGCGGCCGAGCAGTACGGGCTTCCCATCCATGCCATCGGTGTCGGTGAAAAGATCGACGACCTGCGCCCCTTCAACCCGGACCTCGTGGCCCGGGTTATCGCCGGAATCGCCTGA